The stretch of DNA CGGGCACGATTACGGGTATAAAAATTTTAAAATTAAAATTGGTCGTGGCGCGCGCTGGATGCCTGTTACAGAAGGTACAGATCGAGATGTTCTGGTTATTCACAGTGTTCGGGAAGCCGCTGGCGCAGATGCAAAAATACTCGTTGATGCGAATAATGGTACGACGCTCAATATCGCAAAAGACATTCTCGAGCGTTGTGAAGATGTGGGGATTTACTGGTTTGAAGAACCGTTTCCCGAAGATGGGGCTTTTAACGAGGATTTTAAGCAGTTCATCGTCGAGAAAGGATACGATACGCTCGTCGCTGATGGGGAATCGGGTCCTCCGCCACCCAGTTATTTTGATATGGTGAAAAAGGGATGGATCGATGTGGTGCAACACGATTTTCGCGCCAAGGGCCTTACGTGGTGGCGCGAGACTGCCGCGATGATCGAACCCTGGGGAGGCCAATGTGCGCCTCATTGCTGGGGCAGCTTGATCGAGCGCTATGCCCACGCGCATTTTGCAGCTTCCGTCCCCCACTTTTCTCTTCAAGAAGCCGCTCCCGCAGATATGCCGGGTATCGTGCTGGATGGCTGGACGATGCAGGATGGGTGTTTGATGGTGCCAGATACACCCGGTACGGGATTTGACCTCGAGTCAGATGTAATTGAAGAGGGGGTGAAGCGAGAAGATGGGTTCAGGGTGTAATGGAGACAATATATGGATATGACATTTCCAGGAGCAGAATGGGAGACGAGACCGCCTGGCGACCTCGGGTTTGACGCGGAGAAACTCGCGCGGGTGCAGAGGTGGTTGCACGAGGTGGCAGGTGACAGGTCCTTTCAGGTGGGGATTGCGCGTTACGGGTATCTCGCGGCAGAGTGGCGGCAAGGTGTTGCGTCTGATTCGATGTCCTCGCAGGCGTCTGCTGCAAAGTCGTATTATTCGACGCTTTTGGGGATTATAGTGGCGGAGGGCAGGCTGTCTTCGCCGGATGAGAGAGTTGTCGATTACTATCCAGAGATGATGGATGTGGGCGAGCAGGAGGGTCCAAAGCCCGGGCGGTATGCGTTTGAAAAAGATCGCGATATTACTTTTCGGCATTTGATATGCAATGTGTCGGGCTATATGAAACCGGGGGAGAAACCGGGGGAGGTTTTTCACTATCAGACTTATGGGATGAATATTCTTACCCACGCTATGGCTAAAATTTATGGGTGTTACGATGCAGATGATCCCGAAGGTTTGCCGGGATGCGGGAAGGTGATCGAAGAAAAGTTGCGCGATCCCATTGGTGGCATATGGACGCATTCGCATTCTAATTTTGATCTGTGGCCCAGTGCGAGATTAAATATTTTTGGGTATTACACGCAGGTGCATACCACACTGCGAGATCAATTGCGGGTGGGATACTTGTGGGCCAATTACGGCAATTGGAATGGGGTTCAGGTTGCGCCCGAGAGTTACCTGCGCGAGGCAACGGTGACGAATGATTTTATTCTGGAAAACGAACCCAAAGAGAACTGGAAATACGGGCACGGATTCTGGTGCAATGATCGCGGGATGCAGTGGAAAGATGCACCGAGAGACTCTTTTGCCGCATCGGGCGCTGGTGCAAAGCATATCTGGATGTGCCCGCGGTTGGGGCTGGTTATCGCGCAAAATCCAGGTCTGTGGGATCA from Gemmatimonadota bacterium encodes:
- a CDS encoding beta-lactamase family protein, with the translated sequence MDMTFPGAEWETRPPGDLGFDAEKLARVQRWLHEVAGDRSFQVGIARYGYLAAEWRQGVASDSMSSQASAAKSYYSTLLGIIVAEGRLSSPDERVVDYYPEMMDVGEQEGPKPGRYAFEKDRDITFRHLICNVSGYMKPGEKPGEVFHYQTYGMNILTHAMAKIYGCYDADDPEGLPGCGKVIEEKLRDPIGGIWTHSHSNFDLWPSARLNIFGYYTQVHTTLRDQLRVGYLWANYGNWNGVQVAPESYLREATVTNDFILENEPKENWKYGHGFWCNDRGMQWKDAPRDSFAASGAGAKHIWMCPRLGLVIAQNPGLWDQFREEQDKIGSQNEVIARVVNAVKE